The following proteins come from a genomic window of Halorussus halophilus:
- a CDS encoding desampylase gives MGQLVISAAVRDELVAHARSGAPAEVCGILAGKSNEQGSEDAVGERFVERQHSVENTAINQQSRYEIDPREQLAVMEEIEANGREVVGFYHSHPAGPPEPSATDVAEATWPDKSYVILFCDDGEWSLGSWNWTGDEFVREQVRVVEE, from the coding sequence ATGGGACAACTCGTGATTTCCGCGGCGGTTCGGGACGAACTGGTCGCGCACGCTCGTTCGGGCGCGCCTGCGGAGGTCTGTGGAATTTTGGCTGGGAAAAGCAACGAGCAGGGTAGCGAGGACGCCGTTGGCGAGCGTTTCGTCGAGCGCCAGCATTCCGTCGAAAACACCGCTATAAACCAACAATCACGATACGAAATTGACCCACGCGAGCAATTGGCGGTCATGGAGGAAATCGAGGCGAACGGCCGCGAGGTCGTCGGATTCTACCACTCGCATCCCGCTGGCCCGCCGGAACCGAGCGCGACTGACGTTGCGGAGGCGACGTGGCCGGACAAGTCGTACGTGATTCTGTTTTGCGACGATGGAGAGTGGTCACTGGGTTCGTGGAACTGGACCGGCGATGAGTTCGTCCGGGAACAAGTCCGTGTGGTTGAGGAGTAG
- a CDS encoding MogA/MoaB family molybdenum cofactor biosynthesis protein yields the protein MVDFQSRDTRRSDDEDEKKAETETEEPEPTHDETPEETHDHDAETDDHHHHDIESLGVAVVTVSSSRSLSDDPSGDAIVEILERDGDRVVSRDLVADDFDGVQSAVDGLVGRSDVDAVVTTGGTGVTPDDVTIEAVAPLFDKELPGFGELFRLLSHDEIGTKVVGTRARAGIADGTPVFCLPGSENAARLGAERIIVEEAGHLAGLASRE from the coding sequence ATGGTCGATTTCCAATCGCGTGACACCCGGCGAAGCGACGACGAGGACGAAAAGAAAGCCGAGACAGAGACCGAGGAACCCGAACCGACACACGACGAAACGCCCGAAGAGACCCACGACCACGACGCCGAGACCGACGACCACCACCATCACGACATCGAGTCGCTCGGCGTCGCGGTCGTCACCGTCTCGTCCTCGCGGTCGCTCTCGGACGACCCCTCCGGCGACGCCATCGTGGAGATACTGGAGCGCGACGGCGACCGAGTCGTGAGTCGCGACCTCGTCGCCGACGACTTCGACGGCGTCCAGAGCGCAGTGGACGGACTGGTCGGACGCTCCGACGTTGACGCGGTGGTCACGACTGGCGGCACTGGCGTCACGCCTGACGACGTGACCATCGAGGCCGTCGCGCCGCTGTTCGACAAGGAACTGCCGGGCTTCGGCGAGTTGTTCAGGCTGCTCTCGCACGACGAAATCGGCACCAAAGTCGTCGGCACGCGCGCGCGAGCGGGCATCGCCGACGGCACCCCCGTCTTCTGCCTGCCGGGCAGCGAGAACGCCGCACGTCTCGGTGCCGAGCGCATCATCGTCGAAGAGGCCGGACATCTCGCCGGATTGGCGAGCAGAGAGTAG
- a CDS encoding PspA/IM30 family protein: MGVLSRLSYVVRSKINAALNRAEDPAETLDYSYEQLRDELQEVKQGIADLTTQKKRLEMQKRKLEDNVEKHNEQAREAVRQDREDLARQALEKKKTKMNQIEDLEGQIASLQNTQDNLVEKKDELQNRIEEFRTKKESMKARYEAAEAQSRVSEAMTGAGDEMEDVGRAIERAEERTEDMEARAEAMDELQESGAFEDAISDQDSLDRELEEVRTSGEVDAELDTLKAEMGKGTVEEPEEEDSETELEAELETEVEAESGGDAEAEPENVSSEEIDQELEELRDEEEA, from the coding sequence ATGGGAGTACTCTCACGCCTGTCGTACGTCGTCCGGTCGAAGATAAACGCCGCCCTCAATCGAGCGGAAGACCCCGCAGAGACGCTCGATTACTCCTACGAGCAACTCCGCGACGAACTCCAAGAAGTGAAACAGGGCATCGCCGACCTCACCACCCAGAAGAAGCGCTTAGAGATGCAGAAGCGCAAACTCGAAGACAACGTCGAGAAGCACAACGAGCAGGCCCGCGAGGCTGTTCGTCAGGACCGCGAGGACTTGGCGCGCCAAGCCCTCGAAAAGAAGAAGACGAAGATGAACCAAATCGAGGACCTGGAAGGCCAAATCGCTAGCCTGCAGAACACCCAAGACAACCTCGTCGAGAAGAAGGACGAACTCCAGAACCGCATCGAGGAGTTCCGCACCAAGAAGGAGAGCATGAAGGCTCGGTACGAGGCTGCCGAAGCCCAGAGTCGCGTCTCCGAGGCGATGACCGGCGCTGGCGACGAGATGGAGGACGTCGGCCGCGCCATCGAGCGCGCCGAAGAGCGCACCGAGGACATGGAAGCGCGCGCAGAAGCGATGGACGAGTTGCAGGAGAGCGGCGCGTTCGAAGACGCCATCTCGGACCAAGACAGCCTCGACCGCGAACTCGAAGAGGTCCGAACCAGCGGCGAAGTCGATGCCGAACTCGACACGCTGAAAGCCGAGATGGGCAAGGGAACCGTCGAGGAACCCGAGGAAGAGGACTCGGAGACCGAACTCGAAGCAGAGCTCGAAACCGAAGTCGAAGCGGAGTCGGGCGGCGACGCCGAGGCCGAACCGGAGAACGTCAGTAGCGAGGAAATCGACCAAGAACTCGAAGAGCTTCGCGACGAAGAAGAAGCCTGA
- a CDS encoding zinc-binding dehydrogenase yields MKAVQFSEHGDRDVIEYGEFPDPTPDRDEVLVDIKAGALNHLDVWTRKGLPGLDLDMPHVPGSDGAGVVLEVGEDVTRFEAGDRVAVSAGVSCGKCEFCRHGEHSLCKGYHIIGEHVRGVHSEMAAVPEANLVPVPEGVSWETAAAAPLVFQTAWRMLVVRADVQPGEKVLVLGASGGVGHAAVQIADYIGAEVYATGSSQEKLDHAKEMGAEYAINYAEEDFADKISELTGKRGVDVVVDHIGKETYPDSLKSLAKGGRLVTCGATTGPNPGAGLNRIFWNQLSILGSTMASHGEADDVLELVWKGEFEPAIREVLPMSEADRAHEMLEEREGFGKVVVVPDSEYDR; encoded by the coding sequence ATGAAAGCAGTCCAGTTCAGCGAACACGGCGACCGGGACGTAATCGAGTACGGCGAGTTCCCGGACCCAACGCCGGACCGCGACGAAGTCCTCGTGGACATCAAGGCAGGCGCGCTCAACCACCTCGACGTGTGGACTCGAAAGGGTCTGCCGGGTCTCGACCTCGACATGCCACACGTTCCGGGGAGCGACGGCGCGGGCGTCGTTCTCGAAGTCGGCGAAGACGTGACTCGGTTCGAAGCGGGCGACCGCGTCGCGGTTTCGGCGGGCGTCTCCTGTGGGAAGTGCGAGTTCTGCCGCCACGGCGAACATTCCCTCTGTAAGGGCTACCACATCATCGGCGAACACGTCCGGGGCGTCCACAGCGAGATGGCTGCGGTTCCGGAAGCTAATCTCGTCCCCGTACCGGAAGGCGTCTCGTGGGAGACTGCCGCCGCAGCACCGCTCGTGTTCCAGACCGCGTGGCGGATGCTGGTCGTGCGCGCAGACGTACAACCCGGCGAGAAAGTCCTCGTGTTGGGAGCCTCGGGTGGCGTCGGCCACGCCGCAGTACAAATCGCGGACTACATCGGCGCGGAAGTGTACGCCACCGGGAGCAGTCAGGAAAAGCTCGACCACGCGAAAGAGATGGGCGCGGAGTACGCCATCAACTACGCCGAGGAGGACTTCGCCGACAAAATTAGCGAACTCACCGGCAAGCGCGGTGTGGACGTAGTGGTGGACCACATCGGCAAGGAGACGTACCCCGATTCGCTGAAGAGTCTGGCGAAGGGCGGCCGACTCGTCACCTGCGGCGCGACCACCGGCCCGAACCCCGGCGCGGGACTCAACCGCATCTTCTGGAACCAACTCTCGATTCTCGGTTCGACGATGGCGAGCCACGGCGAGGCCGACGACGTACTCGAACTCGTCTGGAAGGGCGAGTTCGAACCAGCCATCCGGGAGGTCCTGCCGATGAGCGAGGCCGACCGGGCACACGAGATGCTCGAAGAACGCGAAGGCTTCGGCAAGGTCGTCGTCGTCCCTGACAGCGAGTACGACCGCTAA